In Sphingomonas sp. Leaf357, a single genomic region encodes these proteins:
- a CDS encoding MmcB family DNA repair protein: protein MLSRPPDSCIDAPGSPLCALDVCRGTTRMLLRHDLVAMGEVPLDGGRRADLMAIDARGQIVIVEIKVSRADLLGDGKWTDYLGHCDRFYWAIPAGFDASPLEGSAFLPERTGIIVADRYDAAIVREAHSDPLPAATRKRCTLAFARRAGRRLIGAIDPDADGLTWP from the coding sequence ATGCTGTCGCGTCCGCCCGATTCCTGTATCGACGCCCCCGGTTCGCCGCTGTGCGCCCTCGACGTCTGTCGCGGCACGACGCGGATGCTGTTGCGGCACGATCTCGTCGCGATGGGCGAGGTGCCGCTGGACGGCGGGCGCCGGGCCGACCTGATGGCGATAGATGCGCGGGGTCAGATCGTCATCGTCGAGATCAAGGTGTCGCGCGCCGATCTGCTCGGCGACGGAAAATGGACCGACTATCTCGGACATTGCGATCGGTTCTACTGGGCGATTCCCGCCGGTTTCGACGCGTCGCCGCTGGAAGGTTCGGCGTTCCTGCCCGAACGTACCGGAATCATCGTCGCAGATCGCTATGACGCCGCGATCGTACGCGAGGCGCATAGCGACCCGCTGCCGGCCGCGACGCGCAAGCGTTGCACGTTGGCCTTCGCCCGACGGGCGGGGCGGCGGTTGATCGGGGCGATCGATCCCGATGCGGACGGCCTGACCTGGCCGTAA
- a CDS encoding cell wall hydrolase encodes MSFLQRAATFAAMTLGMVTMIGASTPGFAYQRNHGVNAAEPAIVPVPAQIPAETDTLSPALPAAEPAVAQSDQDVVQDDGGYESLSAAVADQDTPADLNQDLTCLAGAIYFESKGEPLSGQLAVAEVIINRAKSGRFGSSICGVVKQRGQFSFVRGGQIPAVANNRDYRTAVAVAQVAMGDDWESPAPDALYFHARRVSPSWRMQKVAAIGNHVFYR; translated from the coding sequence ATGTCGTTTCTTCAACGCGCCGCGACCTTTGCGGCGATGACGCTCGGAATGGTCACCATGATCGGTGCCAGCACTCCGGGCTTCGCATATCAGCGCAATCATGGGGTAAACGCGGCCGAACCGGCAATCGTTCCCGTGCCCGCACAGATTCCTGCCGAGACCGATACGCTTTCTCCAGCTCTGCCGGCCGCCGAGCCTGCGGTTGCCCAGTCCGATCAGGACGTCGTTCAGGACGATGGCGGTTATGAGAGCCTTTCCGCCGCCGTCGCCGATCAGGACACGCCGGCGGATCTGAACCAGGATCTCACCTGCCTCGCCGGCGCGATCTACTTCGAATCGAAGGGCGAACCGCTTTCGGGCCAGCTCGCCGTCGCCGAAGTGATCATCAATCGCGCCAAGTCGGGCCGCTTCGGCTCGTCGATCTGCGGTGTCGTCAAGCAGCGTGGCCAATTCTCGTTCGTACGCGGCGGCCAGATCCCCGCAGTCGCCAACAACCGCGATTATCGCACCGCTGTCGCCGTCGCTCAGGTCGCGATGGGCGACGATTGGGAAAGCCCCGCGCCCGACGCGCTGTATTTCCATGCCCGCCGCGTCTCGCCGAGCTGGCGGATGCAGAAGGTCGCGGCGATCGGAAATCATGTCTTCTACCGCTGA
- a CDS encoding DUF1491 family protein — protein sequence MSARLPSAMLVSALLRRVNDAGGMGMMLARGDSQGGGILIIALENNANPRALERGIGPDGQVTLIAWTPPDREDRRQITDYWLRRRQNDPDLWVIELDIPFVERFAAETILAD from the coding sequence ATGAGTGCGCGCCTGCCCAGCGCCATGCTCGTCAGCGCGCTGCTGCGGCGGGTCAACGATGCCGGCGGGATGGGCATGATGCTCGCACGGGGCGATTCGCAAGGCGGTGGCATTCTAATTATCGCGTTGGAAAACAATGCTAATCCGCGCGCTTTGGAGCGTGGCATCGGGCCCGACGGACAGGTGACGCTGATCGCCTGGACGCCGCCGGATAGGGAGGATCGTCGCCAGATCACCGACTATTGGCTACGTCGGCGGCAAAACGATCCCGATCTGTGGGTGATCGAACTGGACATCCCGTTTGTCGAACGGTTCGCCGCTGAAACGATCCTCGCCGATTGA
- a CDS encoding PTS sugar transporter subunit IIA: MTDFSDLLLPDTVVQSVAAASKKTLLPQLAAILAGAHDLDARTVGDVLIAREKLGSTGFGGGVAIPHGKLPGLTKVVGLFARLTQGIDFQAIDDLPVDLVFVLLSPVDAGPEHLKALARVSRRLRDRAFVAKLRGAGSRDALYALLTADEARDAA; this comes from the coding sequence ATGACCGATTTCAGCGATCTGCTGCTGCCCGACACCGTCGTTCAAAGTGTTGCCGCAGCCAGCAAGAAGACCTTGTTGCCGCAGCTCGCCGCGATCCTCGCCGGCGCGCACGATCTCGACGCCAGGACGGTGGGCGATGTGCTGATCGCGCGCGAAAAGCTCGGCTCGACCGGTTTCGGCGGCGGCGTGGCCATTCCCCACGGCAAGCTGCCCGGTTTGACCAAGGTGGTCGGGCTGTTCGCCCGTCTGACGCAGGGAATCGATTTCCAGGCGATCGACGATCTACCCGTCGATCTGGTGTTCGTCCTGCTTTCGCCGGTCGACGCCGGGCCGGAGCATCTGAAGGCGCTGGCGCGCGTATCGCGGCGGCTGCGCGATCGGGCATTCGTCGCCAAGCTGCGCGGTGCGGGGTCGCGCGACGCGCTGTATGCTCTGCTCACCGCCGACGAAGCCCGCGATGCCGCCTGA
- a CDS encoding ankyrin repeat domain-containing protein: MVAKSIRIALAAALIAAAPGIASAQQQSEGYKFLDAVKNEKGNDVEEALNKPGTTVINTRSVSNGETALHIVIQNGNGTYLTYLLSRGANPNVRDNAGTAPIVLAASRGRNDLVEKLIAGRANVNYGNSNGETALIVAVRRRDLAMIHTLLTAGADPDQPDLLSGQSARDYAKLDARSPAVAKELAEAPKAKRAAVAGPKF; encoded by the coding sequence ATGGTCGCAAAATCCATTCGCATCGCACTCGCCGCCGCCCTTATCGCCGCCGCACCGGGCATCGCCTCGGCCCAGCAACAATCCGAAGGCTACAAATTCCTCGATGCGGTGAAGAACGAGAAGGGCAACGATGTCGAGGAGGCGCTGAACAAGCCCGGCACCACGGTGATCAACACGCGGTCGGTGAGCAACGGCGAGACCGCGCTGCACATCGTGATTCAGAACGGCAACGGCACCTATCTCACCTATCTCCTGTCTCGCGGGGCCAATCCCAATGTGCGCGACAATGCCGGCACCGCGCCGATCGTGCTGGCGGCAAGCCGTGGGCGGAACGACCTGGTCGAGAAGCTGATCGCGGGCCGGGCGAACGTCAATTACGGCAATTCCAATGGCGAGACGGCTCTGATCGTCGCGGTGCGTCGCCGCGATCTGGCGATGATCCACACCCTGCTCACCGCCGGTGCGGATCCCGACCAGCCCGATCTGCTCTCCGGTCAGTCGGCACGCGATTATGCGAAGCTGGATGCGCGTTCGCCGGCTGTGGCCAAGGAACTGGCGGAAGCGCCAAAGGCGAAGCGCGCGGCGGTGGCAGGACCCAAATTCTAA
- a CDS encoding PaaI family thioesterase, which translates to MPPETGAVEGEQAHFRALEALYAAAPINRLFESALEIPERGIARIHFQIDERYFHAAGAAHGTSYFKMLDDAAFYAANSLVTDRFMLTTAFNLLLTKPLKAGPVIAEGRWISGQRRVFVAEARLIDAEGDEAARGTGTFMKSRIPLAGLPGYRATR; encoded by the coding sequence ATGCCGCCTGAGACCGGCGCGGTCGAAGGCGAACAGGCGCATTTTCGCGCGCTCGAGGCGCTCTATGCCGCCGCGCCGATCAACCGCCTGTTCGAATCCGCGCTGGAAATCCCCGAACGCGGCATCGCTCGGATCCATTTCCAGATCGACGAACGCTATTTCCATGCCGCCGGCGCGGCGCATGGCACGAGTTATTTCAAGATGCTCGACGATGCCGCCTTCTATGCCGCCAACAGTCTGGTCACCGATCGCTTTATGCTCACCACCGCATTCAACCTGCTGCTGACCAAGCCGTTGAAGGCGGGGCCGGTGATCGCCGAGGGGCGCTGGATTAGCGGGCAACGTCGCGTGTTCGTCGCCGAGGCGCGACTGATCGACGCCGAGGGCGACGAAGCGGCGCGCGGCACGGGCACATTCATGAAGTCGCGCATTCCGCTCGCCGGCTTGCCGGGATACCGCGCCACCCGATGA